Proteins from a single region of Lepus europaeus isolate LE1 chromosome 4, mLepTim1.pri, whole genome shotgun sequence:
- the WNT3A gene encoding protein Wnt-3a codes for MAPLGYFLLLCSLRPALGSYPIWWSLAVGPQHSSLGTHPVLCASIPGLVPKQLRFCRNYVEIMPSVAEGVRLAVQECQHQFRGRRWNCTTVDSLAIFGPVLDRATRESAFVHAIASAGVAFAVTRSCAEGSATICGCSSRHPGSPGEGWKWGGCSEDIEFGGMVSREFADARENRPDARSAMNRHNNEAGRQAIASHVHLKCKCHGLSGSCEVKTCWRAQPAFRAVGDLLKDKYDSASEMVVEKHREARGWVETLRPRYAHFKVPTERDLVYYEASPNFCEPNPDTGSFGTRDRACNVSSPGIDGCDLLCCGRGHNARTERRREKCRCVFHWCCYVSCHECARVLDVHTCK; via the exons GTCCCTGGCCGTCGGGCCACAGCACTCCTCACTGGGCACGCATCCCGTGCTGTGCGCCAGCATCCCTGGCCTGGTGCCCAAGCAGCTGCGCTTCTGCAGGAACTACGTGGAGATCATGCCCAGCGTGGCAGAGGGCGTGCGGCTGGCAGTCCAGGAGTGTCAGCACCAGTTCCGCGGCCGCCGCTGGAACTGCACCACTGTCGATAGCCTGGCCATCTTCGGCCCTGTGCTGGACAGAG ccACCCGGGAGTCAGCCTTCGTGCACGCCATTGCCTCCGCTGGCGTGGCCTTTGCTGTGACGCGTTCCTGCGCAGAGGGCTCAGCCACCATCTGCGGCTGCAGCAGCCGTCACCCGGGCTCCCCTGGTGAGGGCTGGAAGTGGGGCGGCTGCAGTGAGGACATCGAGTTTGGTGGGATGGTGTCGCGGGAGTTTGCCGACGCCCGGGAGAACCGGCCGGATGCCCGCTCAGCCATGAACCGCCACAACAACGAGGCTGGGCGCCAG GCCATCGCCAGCCACGTGCACCTGAAGTGCAAGTGCCACGGGCTGTCCGGCAGCTGCGAGGTGAAGACCTGCTGGCGTGCGCAGCCAGCCTTCCGCGCTGTAGGCGACCTGCTCAAAGACAAGTACGACAGCGCCTCAGAGATGGTGGTGGAGAAGCACCGCGAGGCGCGCGGCTGGGTAGAGACGCTGCGGCCGCGCTACGCCCACTTCAAGGTGCCCACGGAGCGTGACCTGGTCTACTACGAGGCTTCGCCCAACTTCTGCGAGCCCAACCCTGATACAGGCTCCTTCGGCACGCGCGACCGCGCCTGCAACGTGAGCTCACCCGGCATCGACGGCTGCGACCTGCTGTGCTGCGGCCGCGGCCACAATGCCCGCACTGAGCGGCGTCGGGAGAAGTGCCGCTGCGTCTTCCACTGGTGCTGCTACGTGAGCTGTCACGAGTGCGCGCGCGTGCTGGACGTGCACACCTGCAAGTAG